CAAGAGGCGATCGTTACCGACTTCTCCTAAGAGGCGATCGCTTCCATCGCCGCCGAGTAGGATATCGTTGCCAGATCCACCCACAAGGCGATCGTCCCCGGTGCCGCCATTCAAGGTGTCATTCCCCTCGCCCCCTAAGAGGCGATCATTTCCCTCGCCCCCCAAGAGGCGATCGTCTCCGTTGCCGCCATTTAAGATGTCATTACCGGTACCGCCATTCACAGTATCGTTCCCCTCGCCCCCCAAGAGGCGATCGTCCCCACCGCCGCCATTTAGGGTGTCATCCCCTTCGCCGCCATCCAAGGCGTCATTCTCTTCAGTGCCATTCA
This sequence is a window from Leptolyngbya sp. CCY15150. Protein-coding genes within it:
- a CDS encoding calcium-binding protein — its product is NGTEENDALDGGEGDDTLNGGGGDDRLLGGEGNDTVNGGTGNDILNGGNGDDRLLGGEGNDRLLGGEGNDTLNGGTGDDRLVGGSGNDILLGGDGSDRLLGEVGNDRLL